The following proteins are encoded in a genomic region of Natrinema sp. DC36:
- a CDS encoding PAC2 family protein, translating into MAEIRVQGPEPELENPTLVEGFPGVGLVGKIATDHLVEELEMRYYASVHCEGLPRIGVYRSGDRTVRPPVRLYVSEDHDLIALQSDTPIASQAVESVADCLTGWIVEREATPIYLSGLPAERDGDNRPALYGIATGNGGDRLEAADIPIPSEDGVITGPTGALINRAAQEDYGSLGLVVECSPQFPDPEAASVLLEDGIAPVTDLEVDVQELVDHAEEIRAKREQLAQQMQAIGQDESSQAQPLRMYQ; encoded by the coding sequence ATGGCCGAAATCCGCGTGCAAGGGCCGGAACCGGAACTCGAGAATCCGACGCTGGTCGAGGGGTTCCCGGGCGTCGGTCTCGTCGGGAAAATCGCAACCGATCACCTCGTCGAGGAACTCGAGATGCGCTACTACGCGAGCGTCCACTGCGAGGGACTGCCCCGGATCGGCGTCTATCGGAGCGGTGATCGAACGGTGCGGCCGCCAGTGCGGCTCTACGTCAGCGAGGACCACGACCTCATCGCCCTCCAGAGCGACACGCCGATCGCCTCGCAGGCCGTCGAGAGCGTCGCCGACTGCCTGACCGGCTGGATCGTCGAACGGGAGGCCACCCCGATCTACCTCAGCGGACTGCCCGCCGAACGCGACGGCGATAATCGACCTGCTCTCTACGGGATCGCGACCGGCAACGGCGGCGATCGACTCGAGGCGGCCGATATCCCGATTCCGTCGGAGGACGGCGTTATCACCGGGCCGACGGGGGCGCTCATCAACCGCGCCGCACAGGAAGACTACGGTAGCCTCGGCCTCGTCGTCGAGTGCAGCCCGCAGTTCCCCGACCCCGAAGCCGCGAGCGTCCTGCTCGAGGACGGTATCGCGCCGGTCACCGACCTCGAGGTCGACGTTCAGGAACTCGTCGACCACGCCGAGGAGATCCGGGCGAAACGAGAGCAGTTGGCCCAGCAGATGCAGGCGATCGGCCAGGACGAGAGTTCGCAGGCCCAGCCGTTGCGGATGTACCAGTAG
- a CDS encoding glutamate-cysteine ligase family protein: MVAHESEPIRRSIEVEYWVIDDEGRLVEPGELVDASAGAEREFVEPLLEIKTTPCETTAELRDELFDRVGRVVRRADELDRGLVPLATPIHAGEIPDRASDRTRIQDRVIGDDFEYVRHCAGTHIHVEQQPGREIDQLNALIALDPALALANSSPYFRGRNLAVGAQSKLYRWMAYDGIPHQGRLWPYVDDTEEWTRRLERRYEEFVTAAIEAGADRATIESSFDPESAVWTPVQLRDTFGTVEWRSPDAALPSQIIRLADRVAEIVGHLGDADVRIEGRTGSVTEDTIVLPEFDAVIEYVNAAIREGVASDAVWSYLDRMGFDIAAYEPVSHEIDGLGPVSPADACRFRLDHAERLERDVRQASPITGD; encoded by the coding sequence GTGGTAGCACACGAATCCGAACCGATACGACGGAGCATCGAAGTCGAGTACTGGGTGATCGACGACGAGGGACGACTGGTCGAACCCGGAGAACTCGTCGACGCGTCGGCGGGTGCCGAACGGGAGTTCGTCGAACCACTGCTCGAGATCAAAACGACACCGTGTGAGACGACGGCGGAATTGCGCGACGAGCTATTCGACCGGGTCGGGCGCGTCGTGCGACGTGCCGACGAACTCGACAGGGGACTCGTCCCGCTCGCGACGCCGATACACGCCGGCGAGATTCCGGACCGCGCGAGCGACAGGACGCGAATCCAGGACCGCGTCATCGGCGACGATTTCGAGTACGTTCGACACTGCGCGGGAACCCATATCCACGTCGAACAACAACCGGGACGCGAGATCGACCAATTGAACGCGCTCATCGCACTCGACCCCGCACTGGCGCTGGCGAACTCCTCGCCGTATTTCCGGGGTCGAAACCTGGCCGTCGGGGCTCAGTCGAAACTCTACCGCTGGATGGCGTACGACGGCATTCCTCACCAGGGTCGGCTGTGGCCCTACGTCGACGATACCGAGGAGTGGACTCGGCGTCTCGAGCGGCGATACGAGGAGTTCGTGACGGCGGCCATCGAGGCGGGAGCCGACCGCGCGACTATCGAGTCGAGCTTCGACCCCGAAAGTGCGGTGTGGACGCCCGTTCAGCTCCGCGACACGTTCGGGACCGTCGAGTGGCGCTCGCCCGACGCCGCTCTCCCGAGTCAGATCATCCGATTGGCCGATCGAGTGGCCGAAATCGTCGGTCACCTCGGCGACGCCGACGTGCGAATCGAGGGGAGGACCGGCTCCGTGACCGAGGACACGATCGTCCTCCCGGAGTTCGACGCGGTAATCGAGTACGTCAACGCCGCGATTCGGGAGGGAGTCGCGTCGGACGCGGTGTGGTCCTACCTCGATCGGATGGGGTTCGACATCGCCGCTTACGAGCCCGTGTCACACGAAATCGACGGTCTTGGACCGGTTTCCCCCGCGGACGCGTGCCGCTTTCGACTCGACCACGCCGAGCGCCTCGAGCGGGACGTTCGACAGGCCAGTCCGATCACCGGCGACTGA
- a CDS encoding PQQ-dependent sugar dehydrogenase, whose translation MEPLTSRRRFLTGAAVGATVGLAGFGRRSRADDATTPNALDAIDRIPNAVGLETVVDGVKMPVGLEFAPRANRRYVADRGGRVFVHESDGLRDEPFLDLRDTVRTGGERGLLGLTLHPEFAENRRLFVHFSAPRQSGTPADFDHTGILASFRATDDGRRVRRDTGRVVLEIPQPADFHNGGDLAFGPDGFLYVGIGAGGGGGGGGQDVTTDFLGSVLRLDVDDRTADRAYAVPDDNPLVGRTGLDEYYAWGFRNPWRLSFDDGDCFVADVGESDYEEVNRLEKGGNYGWNVREGTHCYREETCPEHPAERAAGGGKPFRDPIIEYPHPPTESAVSGVSVIGGYVYRSSTLPALEGAYVFGDFLPEGRLFAATRPDDGDELWSTTVLEIDGETSLERLLSFGRDDEGEVYALGTGTGGGGVFRVVPTT comes from the coding sequence ATGGAACCCCTCACCAGCCGACGGCGGTTCCTGACGGGTGCGGCCGTCGGCGCGACAGTGGGGCTCGCCGGCTTCGGGAGACGGTCTCGAGCCGACGATGCCACGACGCCGAACGCACTGGACGCGATCGATCGAATCCCGAACGCGGTCGGTCTCGAAACGGTAGTCGACGGAGTGAAGATGCCGGTTGGGCTCGAGTTCGCCCCCAGAGCGAATCGTCGATACGTCGCCGATCGCGGTGGCCGGGTTTTCGTTCACGAATCGGACGGGCTCCGCGACGAGCCGTTTCTCGATCTCCGCGACACCGTCCGCACCGGCGGTGAGCGCGGGCTACTGGGTCTGACACTCCATCCCGAGTTCGCCGAGAACCGCCGGCTGTTCGTCCACTTCAGCGCGCCGCGCCAGTCCGGAACGCCGGCGGATTTCGACCACACGGGGATCCTCGCGTCGTTCCGGGCGACCGACGACGGCAGGAGGGTTCGCCGAGACACCGGGCGCGTCGTTCTCGAGATCCCCCAACCGGCGGACTTCCACAACGGGGGCGATCTCGCGTTCGGACCGGACGGATTCCTCTACGTCGGCATCGGCGCGGGCGGCGGCGGTGGCGGCGGCGGACAAGACGTCACGACGGACTTCCTGGGAAGCGTTCTGCGACTCGACGTCGACGACCGGACGGCCGATCGAGCGTACGCCGTCCCCGACGACAACCCGCTCGTCGGACGAACGGGCCTCGACGAGTACTACGCGTGGGGCTTTCGGAACCCCTGGCGGCTCTCGTTCGACGACGGCGACTGCTTCGTCGCGGACGTCGGCGAGAGCGACTACGAGGAGGTCAACCGCCTCGAGAAGGGCGGGAACTACGGCTGGAACGTCAGAGAGGGGACCCACTGCTACCGGGAGGAGACCTGTCCGGAGCACCCCGCCGAACGCGCCGCCGGCGGCGGTAAGCCGTTCCGCGATCCGATCATCGAGTATCCGCACCCGCCGACGGAATCGGCGGTCAGCGGCGTGTCGGTCATCGGCGGCTACGTCTACCGCAGTTCGACGCTTCCGGCGCTGGAGGGCGCGTACGTATTCGGTGACTTCCTGCCCGAGGGGCGGCTGTTCGCCGCCACCCGTCCCGATGACGGCGACGAACTGTGGTCGACCACCGTCCTCGAGATCGACGGCGAAACGTCCCTCGAGCGACTACTCTCCTTCGGTCGCGACGACGAGGGAGAGGTGTACGCGCTCGGCACGGGTACCGGCGGGGGCGGGGTCTTCCGCGTCGTCCCCACCACGTGA
- a CDS encoding zinc ribbon domain-containing protein: protein MDDPGPYALLGRLAVAAFVMIAPTLCFLGLVRGLERLRDDDLINEWARTRGRDGAHDLTEHDDVLAVLANEMGVEANGSSTVRCPACGASNRVGVTYCHGCQNRLESS, encoded by the coding sequence ATGGACGATCCGGGCCCGTACGCACTCCTCGGTCGCCTCGCCGTGGCGGCCTTCGTGATGATCGCCCCGACGCTGTGCTTTCTGGGACTGGTCCGGGGACTCGAACGACTGCGGGACGACGATCTGATCAACGAGTGGGCGCGGACGCGAGGACGTGACGGGGCTCACGACCTCACGGAGCACGACGACGTACTCGCCGTGTTAGCGAACGAGATGGGCGTCGAGGCCAACGGCTCGTCGACGGTTCGGTGTCCCGCATGTGGAGCGTCGAACCGAGTAGGCGTGACGTACTGTCACGGCTGTCAGAACCGACTCGAGTCGTCCTGA
- a CDS encoding phosphoadenosine phosphosulfate reductase family protein has translation MAENFPDYVNVDYSDGEDEDPEEYPHIQDKIEKAIEVTREGLEEYENPAVMWTGGKDSTLTLYFIKEVADRFDLEVPQAVFIDHYQHFDEIHDFVDHWADEWDLDVIYARNEDVGEYVDEHGLEPGDDIDISELSEHNQHHVEDILEYEEDTFPFLLDTYVGNHLLKTVALNDALEEHDIDGVISGVRWDEQEARADETFFSPRHDPDIYPPHDRIQPILQFDEAAVWQAFWNFVVPDTVENFPEEGYVPETDTDLPEGVEQDDVPISPKYFAGFRSLGSEVSTEKADEDPAWLQDLEGTTERAGRAQDKEDLMERLRDLGYM, from the coding sequence ATGGCTGAGAACTTCCCCGACTACGTGAACGTCGACTATTCCGATGGCGAAGACGAGGATCCCGAAGAGTATCCCCACATTCAGGACAAAATCGAGAAAGCGATCGAGGTCACGCGCGAGGGCCTCGAGGAGTACGAGAACCCGGCGGTCATGTGGACCGGCGGCAAGGACTCGACGCTCACCCTTTACTTCATCAAGGAGGTCGCCGACCGATTCGATCTCGAGGTGCCCCAAGCGGTCTTCATCGACCACTACCAGCACTTCGACGAGATCCACGACTTCGTCGACCACTGGGCCGACGAGTGGGACCTCGATGTGATCTACGCGCGCAACGAGGACGTCGGCGAGTACGTCGACGAACACGGTCTCGAGCCCGGCGACGACATCGACATTTCCGAGCTCTCCGAACACAACCAGCACCACGTCGAGGATATCCTCGAGTACGAGGAGGACACGTTCCCCTTCCTGCTCGACACCTACGTCGGCAACCACCTGCTGAAGACGGTCGCGCTCAACGACGCGCTCGAAGAGCACGACATCGACGGCGTCATCTCCGGCGTCCGCTGGGACGAACAGGAGGCCCGCGCCGACGAGACGTTCTTCTCGCCGCGCCACGATCCGGATATCTACCCGCCCCACGACCGCATCCAGCCCATTCTGCAGTTCGACGAGGCCGCCGTGTGGCAGGCGTTCTGGAACTTCGTGGTCCCGGACACGGTCGAGAACTTCCCCGAGGAAGGCTACGTTCCCGAAACCGACACCGACCTCCCCGAGGGCGTCGAACAGGACGACGTTCCGATTTCGCCGAAGTACTTCGCCGGTTTCCGCTCGCTGGGCAGCGAAGTCAGCACGGAGAAGGCCGACGAGGATCCCGCCTGGCTGCAGGACCTCGAAGGCACCACCGAGCGCGCGGGCCGCGCCCAGGACAAAGAAGACCTGATGGAGCGACTGCGCGATCTGGGCTACATGTAG
- a CDS encoding SDR family oxidoreductase codes for MTTLTDETIIVTGASKGLGRSMALHLSELGANVVLVARSEDDLEAVADAADGETLVAPADVRDADAVDRVVESTLDRFGGIDTLINNAGISGLSFGEDRRSLVETSEDEWDQIMDVNVKGVYLFTKRVLEAMLESGQKSGQIINVSSGLGRYAIPDAAAYITSKWGLEGFTQGVALEVEDDGINVNAIDPGGRVNTRIWEHLPDDEREEILQPDVMDDAAALLAAQGPDGVTGESMTAAEWEDRLE; via the coding sequence ATGACGACTCTCACCGACGAGACGATCATCGTGACCGGCGCGAGCAAGGGACTCGGACGTTCGATGGCGCTGCACCTCTCGGAACTCGGGGCGAACGTCGTCCTCGTGGCCCGCAGCGAGGACGACCTCGAGGCCGTGGCCGACGCGGCGGACGGCGAGACGCTGGTCGCACCGGCGGACGTTCGCGACGCCGATGCCGTCGACCGCGTCGTCGAGTCGACGCTCGACCGCTTTGGCGGGATCGATACGCTGATCAACAACGCCGGGATCTCGGGACTTAGCTTCGGCGAGGATCGCCGGTCGCTGGTCGAGACGAGCGAAGACGAGTGGGACCAGATTATGGACGTCAACGTGAAAGGAGTCTACCTGTTCACGAAACGTGTCCTCGAGGCAATGCTCGAGAGCGGACAGAAGTCGGGACAGATCATCAACGTCTCTTCCGGCCTCGGCCGCTACGCGATTCCGGACGCCGCAGCGTACATCACGTCGAAGTGGGGCCTCGAGGGGTTCACGCAGGGAGTCGCACTCGAGGTCGAGGATGACGGAATCAACGTCAACGCGATCGATCCCGGCGGTCGGGTGAACACGCGGATCTGGGAGCACCTCCCCGACGACGAGCGCGAGGAGATCCTGCAACCCGACGTGATGGACGACGCCGCCGCGTTGCTGGCCGCACAGGGACCGGACGGCGTCACCGGCGAGTCGATGACCGCCGCGGAGTGGGAAGACCGACTCGAGTGA
- a CDS encoding amidase, protein MSRETELTRLSAVKLAARIRDGDVTATEAVETHLERIDERDDEINAFVTVCADEALEAAAEADRALEEGENGGPLHGVPLALKDLGAQKAGVRHTYGSALFADHVADRTAAIVERLEDAGAIVIGKTNTPELGHKGTTDNEVIGPTASPIDTDLNAGGSSGGSAAAVSAGMTPIATGSDAGGSLRIPAAACGVYGFKPTFGLVPDDGRPSAFGRELQHVTKGPMTRTVKDAALMLSVMAGPHAADPNAVPIEIDYRGALERSIDDYRIAYSPDLDVFPVADEVRAVVDGAVDALAATGATVETVSVDHGYSMAELGEAAMPAYTTSVLESATIVEEAHGVDFRERSDEVSDSLLAMLHVADEYGPADVARSGIVRTGVYDAIEGVLAEYDLLVAPTLSRADVGLHADLGAEAWEWPMTWPFNWTGHPVASAPAGLTNRGHPVGLQLVGGRFADDDVLAASAALERERPWDHLYE, encoded by the coding sequence ATGTCACGCGAGACAGAACTCACGCGGCTCTCCGCAGTGAAGCTCGCCGCTCGAATCCGCGACGGTGACGTAACAGCGACCGAGGCCGTCGAGACCCACCTCGAGCGGATCGACGAGCGAGACGACGAGATCAACGCCTTCGTCACGGTCTGTGCAGACGAGGCGCTCGAGGCTGCCGCAGAAGCCGACCGGGCGCTCGAAGAGGGCGAGAACGGTGGACCGCTCCACGGTGTCCCGCTCGCGCTGAAGGATCTCGGCGCGCAGAAAGCGGGCGTCCGCCACACGTACGGTTCGGCGCTCTTCGCGGACCACGTCGCGGATCGGACCGCGGCGATCGTCGAGCGCCTCGAGGACGCCGGTGCGATCGTGATCGGGAAGACGAACACGCCGGAGCTGGGTCACAAGGGGACGACCGACAACGAGGTGATCGGTCCGACCGCGTCGCCGATCGACACCGACCTCAATGCGGGCGGCTCCTCGGGGGGCTCGGCGGCGGCGGTTTCGGCCGGGATGACCCCGATCGCGACGGGGAGCGACGCGGGCGGCTCGCTGCGAATCCCGGCCGCGGCCTGCGGGGTCTACGGGTTCAAGCCGACGTTCGGGCTCGTCCCCGACGACGGCAGACCGAGCGCGTTCGGCCGAGAGCTCCAGCACGTCACGAAGGGGCCGATGACCCGAACCGTCAAAGACGCCGCGCTCATGCTGTCAGTGATGGCCGGTCCGCACGCCGCCGATCCGAACGCCGTTCCCATCGAGATCGACTACCGCGGGGCCCTCGAGCGGTCGATCGACGACTACCGGATCGCGTACAGTCCGGACCTCGACGTCTTCCCGGTCGCGGACGAGGTCCGGGCGGTCGTCGACGGCGCGGTCGACGCGCTGGCGGCTACCGGCGCGACCGTCGAGACAGTGTCCGTCGACCACGGCTACTCGATGGCCGAACTGGGTGAGGCCGCGATGCCCGCGTACACGACGTCCGTCCTCGAGAGCGCGACGATCGTCGAGGAGGCTCACGGCGTGGATTTCCGAGAGCGGTCCGACGAGGTCTCCGACAGCCTGCTCGCGATGCTCCACGTCGCCGACGAGTACGGCCCCGCGGACGTCGCCCGGTCGGGAATCGTCAGAACGGGCGTCTACGACGCCATCGAGGGCGTGCTGGCGGAATACGACCTGCTGGTGGCACCGACGCTCTCGCGCGCCGACGTGGGACTCCACGCCGACCTCGGGGCCGAGGCCTGGGAATGGCCGATGACGTGGCCGTTCAACTGGACCGGCCACCCCGTCGCGTCCGCGCCCGCCGGCCTGACGAACCGCGGCCACCCCGTCGGCCTGCAACTCGTCGGTGGCCGGTTCGCCGACGACGACGTCCTCGCGGCGAGCGCGGCGCTCGAGCGCGAGCGGCCCTGGGACCATCTCTACGAATGA
- a CDS encoding aldo/keto reductase, translating to MGTEDAEAIAPGTCPTASGMPMLGLGTWQNDDPEQCVESVRTALETGYRHIDTAQAYGNEDAVGDGIAAADVDREEIFLATKLWTSNLAYDDVLETARDSLDRLGVDSLDLLYVHWPSGEYDPEETLSALSELYDEGLIENAGVSNFLPEDLEVAVDACDAPIFANQVELHPLLPQEEVREACDNYDVEVVGYSPLARGQVFNQAEIQEVAAKHDASEAQVSLAWAREKGVTTIPKATGADHIGDNWESLTVELDREDIDTIDAIDETSRQVDPDFAPWN from the coding sequence ATGGGAACTGAAGACGCAGAAGCGATCGCTCCAGGCACGTGTCCGACCGCCAGCGGCATGCCGATGCTCGGCCTCGGCACCTGGCAGAACGACGATCCCGAGCAGTGCGTCGAGAGCGTTCGGACGGCCCTCGAGACGGGCTATCGACACATCGACACCGCCCAAGCCTACGGCAATGAAGACGCCGTCGGTGACGGTATCGCGGCCGCTGACGTCGACCGCGAAGAGATATTCCTCGCGACCAAGCTCTGGACGTCGAACCTCGCATACGACGACGTCCTCGAGACGGCTCGAGACAGCCTCGACCGGCTGGGCGTCGACTCGCTCGACCTGCTGTACGTCCACTGGCCGTCGGGGGAGTACGACCCCGAGGAGACCCTGTCGGCCCTCTCCGAACTGTACGACGAGGGGCTGATCGAGAACGCCGGGGTCAGTAACTTCCTCCCCGAAGACCTGGAGGTGGCCGTCGACGCCTGCGACGCGCCGATCTTCGCAAATCAGGTCGAACTCCACCCGCTGCTTCCCCAGGAGGAGGTCCGAGAGGCCTGTGACAACTACGACGTGGAGGTCGTCGGCTACTCGCCGCTGGCACGCGGGCAAGTCTTTAACCAGGCCGAGATTCAGGAGGTCGCCGCGAAACACGATGCCAGCGAGGCGCAGGTCAGCCTCGCCTGGGCGCGCGAGAAGGGGGTCACCACGATTCCGAAAGCGACCGGCGCGGACCACATCGGCGACAACTGGGAGTCGCTGACCGTGGAACTCGATCGGGAGGATATCGACACGATCGACGCGATCGACGAGACGAGCCGCCAGGTCGACCCCGACTTCGCCCCCTGGAACTGA
- a CDS encoding glutaredoxin domain-containing protein gives MEFPPNQGLDQEEVDEQVTEALEENEVVLFMKGTELMPQCGYSRKALGLIDQHRDEFETVDVLESLDEFRQALSERSDWETIPQTFVDGEFVGGSDVLEELEERNELDETLNAA, from the coding sequence ATGGAATTCCCACCGAACCAGGGTCTCGATCAGGAGGAAGTCGACGAGCAGGTTACCGAGGCGCTCGAGGAAAACGAGGTTGTACTCTTCATGAAGGGGACCGAATTGATGCCCCAGTGTGGCTACTCCCGCAAGGCGCTCGGGCTGATCGACCAGCACCGCGACGAGTTCGAGACCGTCGACGTTCTCGAGTCGCTCGACGAGTTCCGGCAGGCGCTGTCCGAGCGCAGCGACTGGGAGACGATCCCGCAGACGTTCGTCGACGGCGAATTCGTCGGCGGCTCCGACGTCCTCGAGGAACTCGAGGAGCGAAATGAGCTCGATGAAACGCTCAACGCCGCGTAA